A stretch of Vigna angularis cultivar LongXiaoDou No.4 chromosome 4, ASM1680809v1, whole genome shotgun sequence DNA encodes these proteins:
- the LOC108331098 gene encoding uncharacterized protein LOC108331098, whose product MVVVGPHATTVPQYSNKTRKGSELKRENHPFGFSILVLAPPARFPMEDFQRSRSYANGQMMQIESYYGAPNRCYSASYAQTQIPPRDLKLKKGKSISAASSFSKSWTLSDPELQRKKRVASYKMYSVEGKIKGSFRKSFRWLKNKYSQVVYGW is encoded by the coding sequence ATGGTCGTTGTTGGACCCCACGCCACCACTGTCCCTCAATATTCtaataaaacaagaaaaggttCAGAATTGAAGAGAGAGAACCACCCCTTTGGCTTTTCCATTCTTGTTCTTGCTCCTCCTGCCCGATTTCCCATGGAGGACTTTCAAAGATCAAGGTCTTATGCAAATGGCCAAATGATGCAGATTGAGAGCTACTATGGAGCCCCTAACAGATGTTACAGTGCTTCCTATGCTCAAACTCAGATTCCTCCGAGGGACTTAAAGTTGAAAAAAGGGAAAAGCATTTCCGCAGCTTCTTCTTTCTCCAAGTCTTGGACCTTATCTGATCCCGAGCTTCAGCGGAAGAAGAGGGTTGCCAGCTACAAAATGTATTCTGTCGAAGGCAAGATCAAAGGCTCCTTCAGAAAGAGCTTCAGGTGGCTCAAGAACAAATACTCTCAAGTCGTTTATGGCTGGTAG
- the LOC108330019 gene encoding probable magnesium transporter NIPA9 has protein sequence MWESILLTVVATAGNNIGKILQKKGTVILPPLSFKFKVIRAYALNKTWLIGFLMDIFGALLMLRALALAPVSVIQPVSGCGLAILSVFSHFYLKEVMNVVDWVGITFAGFGTIGVGAGGEEQGAAALSIFHIPWLAFVVFILFIMLNGWLRICRRNRREHEMVEYDVVEEIIYGLESGILFGMASVISKMGFLFLEQGFPKLLVPICIIVSVCSSGTGFYYQTRGLKHGRAIIVSTCAAVASILTGVLAGMLALGERLPSAPKARMLLLLGWLLIIVGVILLVGSEKLVKFFRLSSHHFKRSNVDKNYGHRRSATSRIREPSPTAVIQAATVNHLL, from the exons ATGTGGGAATCAATTCTTTTGACGGTGGTTGCCACCGCCGGCAACAACATCGGCAAAATCCTTCAGAAGAAGGGCACCGTCATTCTTCCTCCTCTCTCTTTCAAGTTTAAG GTCATAAGGGCATATGCTTTGAATAAAACCTGGCTCATAGGTTTTCTGATGGATATATTTGGGGCACTGTTGATGTTAAGGGCATTAGCTCTGGCTCCT GTCTCTGTCATCCAACCAGTTTCTGGCTGTGGACTGGCAATTCTTTCGgtcttttctcatttttatctcaAGGAAGTCATGAATGTTGTTGATTGGGTGGGCATTACCTTCGCAGGTTTCGGTACAATAG GAGTTGGTGCTGGAGGTGAGGAGCAAGGGGCTGCTGCTCTATCTATATTTCACATACCGTGGCTGGCATTTGTTGTTTTCATCTTGTTT ATAATGCTTAATGGATGGCTTCGAATATGTAGGCGTAATCGAAGAGAACACGAGATg GTTGAATATGATGTTGTTGAGGAAATTATTTATGGCTTGGAATCTGGAATTTTGTTTGG GATGGCATCTGTAATATCAAAGATGGGGTTCCTGTTCCTGGAGCAAGGCTTCCCCAAGCTGTTGGTTCCTATATGCATAATCGTAAGTGTCTGTTCAAGTGGTACAGGCTTTTACTACCAG ACACGTGGTCTAAAACACGGGCGGGCTATTATAGTTTCTACATGCGCAGCTGTGGCATCAATTTTGACTGGTGTACTAGCTGGGATGCTTGCTTTGGGTGAGCGACTTCCTTCGGCACCAAAAGCTCGCATGTTACTCCTTCTAGGATG GCTACTTATTATTGTTGGGGTGATTTTACTTGTTGGTTCAGAAAAGCTAGTAAAATTCTTTCGATTGTCTTCACACCACTTTAAAAGAAGCAACGTTGATAAAAACTACGGCCATAGAAGATCTGCAACTTCCCGTATTAGGGAACCTAGCCCAACTGCTGTCATTCAAGCAGCGACAGTAAATCATTTACTGTAA